In Amycolatopsis coloradensis, one genomic interval encodes:
- a CDS encoding type IV secretory system conjugative DNA transfer family protein, with protein sequence MRTFGALLTAVVLIALGNLLSDWHVKAAVVWPWFVVAGVAAGVFGLAELVKGNAARLVTVAAGLTGLSVWFAGWVPEVTPGYEVWPWGLLLGGPVLAVAAFLGLRGRNGSAGLIGKWSRRSRRNGGVASRWQIWRVASKSAMRRKAKVLKPGLKRALWWTRRRVPVTEYATAVARVGFQRIWSPVEDVTLRLGGPRSGKTGELACRILDAPGAVIATSTRTDLIELTAQLRERQHGPVFVFNPSGLGKLDSTITFDPLAGCANPVTATHRASDLLPDGGSDEREHWVSQARRALATLMHAAALGELDMVDVQSWVADPDGAADEVLRLLRRSPEPAFETTARQFLTTNDRTRSSITTTIMPALGWLTDPTARAAATGGAFDVADLLDQRGTVYMLGAEEGHTAPLVAALTAHIAREARRIASESPGGRLDPALTMVLDEAALICPVPLDNWTSDMGGRNITIHIGAQSRAQLRKRWGDTGCSAILTNSSTLLVLANQKDPDDLQAYSLLTSDRHEMVATEDNDGHVTGRTPQRVPVLTPGQISQLPELHAVIVRRGMPVAIGKLQMAWKRRDVKAIERRARHSELLMRWDERRELWLTKAGAFVDMLADRVEPWVTRAQDWAANRRGARVEAVVPPQAEHEAGAVRVEAVRLDTEPEPAAGARAADPLAALDAELDAHIAGASEVPGTDERGEGRTR encoded by the coding sequence ATGCGCACGTTCGGGGCCCTTCTGACGGCGGTCGTGTTGATCGCGCTGGGCAATTTGTTGAGTGATTGGCATGTGAAGGCCGCTGTGGTGTGGCCGTGGTTCGTGGTCGCGGGTGTCGCGGCCGGCGTGTTCGGTCTGGCGGAGCTGGTGAAGGGGAACGCGGCACGCCTGGTGACGGTCGCGGCCGGGCTGACGGGTTTGTCGGTCTGGTTCGCGGGCTGGGTTCCGGAGGTGACGCCGGGCTATGAGGTGTGGCCATGGGGTCTGCTGCTGGGCGGCCCGGTGCTGGCGGTCGCGGCGTTCCTGGGCCTGCGGGGCCGGAATGGTTCGGCGGGGCTGATCGGGAAGTGGTCGCGTCGTTCGCGGCGGAATGGTGGTGTGGCGTCGCGGTGGCAGATCTGGAGGGTGGCGTCGAAGTCGGCGATGCGGCGGAAGGCGAAGGTGCTGAAGCCGGGGTTGAAGCGGGCGTTGTGGTGGACCCGCCGCCGGGTGCCGGTGACCGAGTACGCCACGGCGGTGGCGCGGGTGGGGTTCCAGCGGATCTGGTCGCCGGTGGAGGACGTGACGCTGCGGCTGGGTGGGCCGCGGTCGGGCAAGACGGGTGAGCTGGCGTGCCGGATCCTCGACGCCCCGGGCGCGGTGATCGCCACCTCCACGCGGACGGACCTGATCGAGCTGACCGCGCAGCTGCGCGAGCGGCAGCACGGCCCGGTGTTCGTCTTCAACCCGTCGGGGTTGGGGAAGCTGGACTCGACGATCACGTTCGACCCGCTGGCCGGGTGCGCGAACCCGGTGACCGCGACGCACCGCGCGAGCGATCTGCTGCCCGACGGCGGTAGTGACGAGCGGGAGCACTGGGTGTCGCAGGCGCGCCGCGCGCTGGCGACGCTGATGCACGCCGCCGCCCTGGGTGAGCTGGACATGGTGGATGTGCAGTCGTGGGTGGCGGACCCGGACGGTGCGGCGGATGAGGTGCTGCGTTTGCTGCGCCGTTCGCCGGAACCGGCGTTCGAGACCACCGCTCGGCAGTTCCTGACCACGAACGACCGCACGAGGTCGTCGATCACGACCACGATCATGCCCGCGCTGGGGTGGCTGACCGACCCGACCGCGCGGGCCGCGGCCACGGGTGGCGCGTTCGACGTCGCCGACCTGCTCGACCAGCGCGGCACCGTCTACATGCTCGGCGCCGAAGAGGGCCACACGGCCCCGCTGGTGGCGGCGCTGACCGCGCACATCGCCCGCGAGGCCCGACGCATCGCCTCCGAATCGCCCGGTGGGCGGCTCGACCCCGCGCTGACGATGGTCCTGGACGAGGCGGCGCTGATCTGCCCGGTTCCACTGGACAACTGGACCTCGGACATGGGTGGCCGCAACATCACTATCCACATCGGAGCCCAGTCCCGCGCGCAGCTGCGGAAGCGGTGGGGCGACACCGGGTGCTCGGCGATCCTGACGAACTCCTCGACCCTGCTGGTCCTGGCCAACCAGAAGGACCCGGACGACCTCCAGGCGTATTCGCTGCTGACCTCCGACCGGCACGAGATGGTCGCCACCGAGGACAACGACGGCCACGTCACGGGCCGGACGCCGCAGCGAGTGCCGGTGCTGACGCCGGGGCAGATCTCGCAGCTCCCGGAGCTGCACGCGGTGATCGTGCGGCGGGGGATGCCCGTCGCGATCGGGAAGCTCCAGATGGCGTGGAAGCGCCGCGACGTCAAGGCGATCGAGCGCCGCGCCCGCCACAGCGAACTGCTGATGCGGTGGGACGAGCGCCGCGAGCTGTGGCTCACCAAGGCCGGGGCGTTCGTCGACATGCTCGCCGACCGGGTCGAGCCGTGGGTTACGCGTGCCCAGGACTGGGCCGCGAACCGCCGTGGTGCCCGTGTCGAGGCGGTCGTGCCGCCGCAGGCGGAGCACGAGGCCGGGGCCGTCCGGGTCGAGGCCGTGCGCCTGGACACCGAACCGGAACCCGCCGCCGGCGCCCGCGCCGCAGACCCGTTGGCGGCGCTGGACGCCGAACTCGACGCGCACATCGCCGGGGCCAGCGAGGTTCCGGGCACCGATGAGCGTGGGGAGGGCCGGACCCGATGA
- a CDS encoding SsgA family sporulation/cell division regulator yields the protein MTVIESALHVLLATGPAVVDARYRAEEPYGITFGFPGADWVIGRDLLAEALRDGRAGIGDVRVTARGDLITVGLSSPGGCGWVVFRRDDLAELVARTFDTVRPGTESDALDWSAAAEVIPEVTF from the coding sequence ATGACTGTCATCGAGTCGGCGCTGCACGTGTTGCTCGCGACCGGCCCCGCCGTGGTGGACGCCCGCTATCGCGCGGAGGAGCCGTACGGGATCACGTTCGGTTTCCCCGGCGCGGACTGGGTGATCGGCCGGGACCTGCTGGCCGAGGCGCTGCGCGATGGCCGGGCCGGGATCGGCGACGTCCGGGTCACCGCCCGCGGCGACCTGATCACTGTCGGCCTGTCCAGCCCGGGCGGGTGCGGCTGGGTGGTATTCCGCCGCGACGACCTCGCCGAGCTCGTGGCGCGCACCTTCGACACGGTCCGCCCGGGCACCGAGTCCGACGCGCTCGACTGGTCGGCCGCCGCCGAGGTGATCCCGGAGGTGACGTTCTGA
- a CDS encoding helix-turn-helix domain-containing protein, with protein MDNAVQAGRSSEKPSSPAHLRTEPTFYNVAEAAGLFRLDQSTMYRHLRSGSFPGLKIGGRYVVPRVVVERLISDVLAVGQCVDVAEWASRWRDQAAAAGGVA; from the coding sequence GTGGACAACGCAGTTCAAGCAGGTCGATCGTCGGAAAAGCCGTCGTCACCTGCACACCTTCGAACCGAACCGACCTTCTACAACGTCGCTGAGGCAGCGGGACTGTTCCGCCTCGACCAGTCGACGATGTACCGCCATCTGCGTTCCGGCAGCTTTCCGGGGCTCAAGATCGGCGGGCGCTATGTCGTGCCCCGCGTCGTCGTCGAACGCCTGATCAGCGACGTGCTGGCCGTGGGCCAGTGCGTAGACGTCGCCGAATGGGCGTCGCGTTGGCGCGACCAGGCAGCCGCAGCTGGGGGTGTGGCCTGA